One window of Magallana gigas chromosome 2, xbMagGiga1.1, whole genome shotgun sequence genomic DNA carries:
- the LOC105346003 gene encoding monocarboxylate transporter 14, with protein MSTDRKRHDSEETTDSLESVGDYIPTPPDGGWGWVIVFSSLMCNIIVDGLGYSFGVLLPQWVEVFGESPGKISLIGALLVGVYLCAGPVVSGLTNKFGCRPVTFAGSILACAGFLFASFSNSVPVLMLTYGVLGGLGFGLIYLPAIVSVGFYFEKKRAIATGIAVSGSGIGTFIFSPANAAILDAFDWKYMLMIHAGIILNGCVFAMLMRPLEPPRRKKVKTKVRAKTMIDRVKERAIANRKRCNESESSVQVVESFAKLQEAKRLREERLKDDDSDITSMPSAYFVKTRDSDTYKHSFSEAGESYCGSPVVDIPKITFVGVDNKEPSSPESPRSDRSEEKFGSMATIEEKPLKEEEAAKKAADDANILNGVYSHEVQPLIENGYAKVVPSNRNYSSAARLRIGSQNNVDKKDYSRPLYRKDIFYSGSTLKIPEFTSQPDMHSYITSITTIPGELALPPSSIWDHCTCLPKSIVDTLRDMLDFSILKDLPFVLICIGNLFAMIGFYVPFTYLVDHAMEQNIAKTDAAFLVSVIGITNTVGRILSGVIADVTKVDALIINNVALVCSAVLLFVEPFCTTYPLLVLFAALYGLCVSAYISLTSIIICDLIGLEKLTNAFGILTLARGTSSIYGPPIAGAVRVATKSYDYSFYLGGLMFVIGSVFHLMLHLPCIKRRGLRDLTAGELDVPENKKPENNKPVAV; from the exons ATGTCAACGGACAGAAAGCGCCATGATTCCGAGGAAACCACGGATTCTCTGGAGAGTGTCGGAGACTATATCCCCACCCCACCGGACGGAGGGTGGGGCTGGGTGATCGTCTTCAGTTCACTGATGTGTAACATCATTGTGGACGGTCTTGGATACTCTTTTGGTGTCCTCCTTCCCCAGTGGGTGGAAGTTTTCGGCGAATCCCCCGGGAAGATTTCACTTATAGGGGCTCTGCTCGTCGGAGTCTATTTGTGTGCTG GTCCCGTGGTGAGTGGTTTGACCAACAAATTCGGATGTAGACCCGTGACGTTTGCAGGAAGCATCTTGGCTTGTGCTGGGTTCTTGTTTGCCTCCTTCAGTAACAGTGTCCCTGTCCTTATGTTAACATACGGAGTTCTTGGAG GTTTAGGATTTGGTTTAATCTACTTGCCAGCCATTGTTAGCGTCGGTTTTTATTTCGAGAAAAAACGCGCCATTGCAACAGGCATCGCAGTGTCTGGTTCCGGGATAGGAACATTCATATTTTCTCCTGCAAACGCCGCCATATTAGATGCGTTCGATTGGAAGTACATGTTGATGATTCACGCAGGTATTATTCTGAATGGATGCGTCTTTGCTATGTTAATGAGACCGTTAGAACCACCAAGAAGGAAAAAGGTGAAAACAAAGGTTAGGGCCAAAACTATGATTGATCGCGTAAAAGAAAGAGCTATTGCCAACCGTAAGCGTTGTAATGAATCAGAATCGAGTGTCCAGGTTGTGGAGAGTTTTGCTAAATTGCAGGAAGCTAAGAGGTTGCGCGAAGAAAGGTTAAAAGATGACGATTCTGACATTACGTCAATGCCAAGCGCTTATTTTGTGAAAACTCGCGATAGCGACACATACAAACACTCGTTCTCGGAGGCTGGCGAGAGTTACTGCGGGAGTCCGGTGGTGGACATCCCCAAAATAACATTTGTTGGCGTTGACAACAAAGAACCGTCATCACCGGAATCGCCCAGATCCGACAGGTCAGAGGAAAAGTTTGGATCGATGGCGACCATCGAAGAAAAGCCACTGAAGGAGGAAGAGGCTGCGAAAAAGGCCGCTGATGACGCCAACATTCTTAACGGTGTGTACAGTCACGAGGTGCAGCCACTTATTGAAAACGGCTACGCAAAAGTGGTGCCCTCTAACCGTAACTATTCGTCTGCCGCAAGACTACGGATTGGGTCACAGAACAATGTTGATAAAAAAGACTACTCTAGACCCCTGTATAGAAAGGACATTTTCTACAGCGGTAGTACGCTTAAAATCCCCGAGTTTACGTCCCAGCCCGACATGCACAGTTACATTACAAGTATTACTACGATTCCCGGAGAACTGGCGCTTCCGCCCTCCTCCATTTGGGATCACTGCACGTGTTTGCCAAAATCCATTGTCGATACTCTTCGAGATATGTTAGATTTTTCAATATTGAAAGACTTGCCTTTCGTGCTCATTTGCATAGGTAATTTATTTGCTATGATTGGGTTTTACGTTCCGTTCACATACTTGGTTGACCACGCTATGGAGCAGAACATCGCCAAAACCGATGCTGCGTTCTTAGTTTCTGTGATTG gAATCACCAATACGGTGGGGCGGATTTTGTCCGGTGTGATAGCTGACGTGACCAAAGTGGACGCATTGATAATCAACAATGTTGCTTTGGTGTGTAGCGCGGTTCTGCTTTTCGTTGAACCTTTCTGTACGACCTATCCCCTCCTCGTATTGTTCGCAGCTTTATATGGACTATGCGTGT CTGCCTATATATCTTTGACCTCCATCATAATCTGTGATCTGATCGGTCTTGAGAAGCTTACCAATGCCTTTGGTATTCTGACTCTAGCTCGAGGGACTTCTTCCATATATGGACCTCCTATTGCTG GTGCGGTTCGTGTTGCCACCAAGAGCTACGACTACTCTTTTTACCTGGGAGGTCTGATGTTCGTCATTGGTTCTGTGTTCCATTTAATGTTACATTTACCCTGCATCAAACGGAGGGGATTGCGGGACCTTACCGCTGGTGAGTTAGACGTCCCGGAAAACAAAAAACCCGAGAACAACAAACCGGTGGCGGtgtaa
- the LOC105346006 gene encoding ankyrin repeat and SAM domain-containing protein 3 gives MAQEADNQYEASDESSENELLDRSLSVWKGWNWNVKDVFDPIPLDLHTASSIGQYDVVRSYIARKVDLNKKNVGGWSPLMYACYIGHDNIVNLLLDAGVSVNVKNHKGQTPLMLASSCGNESVGYFLVQQGAELEARDHKGWTALFHATYAGHQNMVKFLLEQGANINAVEPSLGLTPFMEAAAEGHEIIVQLFLQHGVNVFNKAHNGDTARSLALIHSNMKIVSLIDNHVMPNTCLRSEAGLDAGELSSSDEAYSKPKQGHRGQKGKGRPSIRDGPDAIARLINRSPTSDNYKTPTKSPKVPKGYVTFPKGEVGAEGNSKLCYRDVTSPINLQDYNALDSSGGRNTDSNDNEPGEDGNAFSKTGALTIKSSSGSSGGLMAAFRLSHSSNESDDCQPQDSISSSLDGSTGARDLSDNEATLSPASSYHKAMAQLSIKNQSGVSSESELENITKNEKDNKSNKKEQVSKNNNPQPKSSAMSPTSQLKDREKQSNKSRSNSPSVKFNTQDVIMQQSVPVHNPPPQHQIDQHRPQSAKQPPHPTTQPTTCTTLPTTQIPHHLQGAKPKAPAPVYSNLAANFMPQLGCQIFPSPGMPDPQFFAQKKPDLGDHPRDLPSLLHQLGLSKYLKVFEEQDVDLQVFLSLTDNDLKEIGIKLFGPRKKMTNAIARWQSKAPMPTNDRLEQAYADRLEGEMQEMALQLLKATEHVDNMKAEIKQEQQLRLVTESCLNDERAIRHHITGVMRDMRMKCDEMKESLRNLTHNHSEIRLKLQNSGDSNSLKDMSDNNRSIVLSNERLYNLEGVMKKMEQQIKDLQKFLSVVMINIDRIVRRSHNENGFS, from the exons ATGGCACAGGAGGCAGATAACCAATACGAGGCATCAGATGAGTCCTCGGAGAATGAGCTTCTTGACCGTAGCCTTTCAGTTTGGAAAGGATGGAACTGGAACGTTAAGGATGTGTTCGATCCCATTCCTCTGGATCTTCACACAGCATCAAGCATAGGACAGTATGATGTCGTCAGGTCATACATTGCCAG GAAAGTTGACCTGAACAAGAAAAATGTGGGTGGGTGGTCACCGTTGATGTATGCCTGTTACATTGGGCATGACAACATAGTGAATCTGTTGCTGGATGCAGGTGTAAGTGTGAATGTCAAGAATCATAAAGGACAGACGCCCCTGATGCTGGCTTCGAGCTGTGGAAATGAAAGTGTTGGCTACTTTCTTGTACAG CAAGGAGCAGAGCTGGAGGCGCGTGATCACAAAGGCTGGACTGCTCTCTTCCATGCTACCTATGCTGGACATCAAAACATGGTCAAATTTCTCTTGGAACAGGGAGCCAACATAAATGCTGT GGAACCTAGTTTAGGATTAACTCCCTTTATGGAAGCTGCAGCAGAAGGCCATGAAATCATTGTTCAACTGTTTCTTCAGCAT GGAGTGAATGTGTTTAACAAAGCCCACAATGGAGACACGGCCCGCTCTCTGGCCCTCATCCACAGCAACATGAAGATAGTCAGCCTCATTGATAATCATGTCATGCCCAACACTTGTCTGCGGTCAGAGGCCG GTCTGGATGCAGGTGAACTTAGTTCTTCTGATGAAGCCTATTCCAAACCAAAGCAAGGTCATAGGGGTCAGAAGGGTAAAGGTCGTCCCAGCATTCGGGACGGACCTGATGCTATTGCCAGACTGATCAACAGGTCTCCTACCTCAGACAACTACAAAACACCTACAA AGAGTCCAAAAGTTCCAAAAGGATATGTGACGTTTCCTAAAGGAGAGGTAGGAGCTGAGGGGAATTCTAAGCTGTGTTACCGTGATGTGACCTCCCCCATTAACTTACAGGACTACAATGCTCTGGACAGCTCAGGGGGCAGAAATACAG ACTCCAATGATAATGAGCCAGGAGAAGATGGGAATGCCTTCTCTAAAACGGGGGCCCTGACCATCAAAAGCAGCTCTGGCTCGAGTGGTGGACTAATGGCAGCCTTTCGTCTCAGTCACAGCAGTAATGAAAGTGATGACTGTCAGCCACAGGACAGCATTAGCTCCTCCCTAGATGGCAGCACTGGAGCTCGTGACCTGTCAGATAATGAGGCCACTTTGTCCCCAGCCTCCAGTTACCACAAAGCCATGGCTCAGCTCAGCATTAAAAATCAGTCTGGAGTGTCGTCCGAGTCAGAGCTGGAAAACATAACCAAAAATGAGAAAGataataaaagcaataaaaaggAGCAGGTCTCCAAAAACAATAACCCTCAGCCAAAATCTAGTGCAATGAGTCCCACGTCACAACTGAAAGACAGAGAGAAACAGTCCAACAAAAGCCGTTCAAATTCCCCAAGTGTCAAGTTCAATACTCAAGATGTGATTATGCAGCAGTCTGTGCCTGTTCATAACCCTCCCCCACAGCACCAGATAGACCAGCACAGACCTCAGTCTGCCAAGCAACCTCCCCACCCAACTACACAACCAACTACATGTACCACCCTCCCTACCACCCAGATCCCCCACCATTTACAGGGGGCTAAGCCAAAAGCCCCGGCTCCTGTCTATAGCAATCTTGCCGCAAACTTTATGCCTCAGCTTGGTTGTCAGATATTTCCATCCCCTGGTATGCCTGACCCACAGTTTTTTGCTCAGAAGAAG cCTGACCTTGGAGACCATCCTCGAGATTTACCTTCTCTTTTGCATCAACTGGGTTTGTCTAAATACCTGAAAGTGTTTGAGGAACAAGATGTTGACTTACAAGTGTTCTTATCATTGACAGATAATGATCTGAAAGAGATTGGAATAAA ATTGTTTGGTCCAAGAAAAAAGATGACAAATGCAATAGCTCGCTGGCAAAGCAAAGCTCCAATGCCAACCAATGACAGGTTGGAGCAAGCTTATGCAGATCGTCTGGAAGGAGAGATGCAGGAAATGGCTCTTCAGCTTTTGAAG GCAACAGAGCACGTGGATAATATGAAGgctgaaataaaacaggaaCAGCAACTCCGTCTGGTGACCGAGAGCTGTCTAAATGATGAGCGAGCTATTCGACATCACATCACTGGAGTCATGCGGGACATGAGGATGAAATGTGATGAAATGAAAGAATCTCTACGCAATCTTAC CCACAACCATTCAGAAATTCGTCTGAAGTTGCAAAATTCAGGAGATTCCAATTCCCTTAAAGACATGTCAGATAACAATAGGAGTATAGTGCTGTCCAACGAGAGGCTGTACAATCTGGAGGGAGTGATGAAGAAGATGGAACAGCAGATCAAAGATCTTCAGAAGTTCCTCTCCGTTGTCATGATAAACATCGACCGAATCGTCAGGCGAAGCCACAATGAAAATGGTTTCTCTTGA